In the genome of Thermodesulfobacteriota bacterium, the window GAGATCGCCCGGGCCTCCGGCGTGGCGGACGGGACCATCTACCTGTATTTCCAGAACAAGGACGACCTGCTGATCTCCCTTTTCGAAGAGAAGATGGACGAGATCGTGTCCGGCGTGAAGACGCGGATCCAGGCCGGCGAAAATGCCCTGGAAAAGCTGAAGATCTTCATAGAGAACCACATGACCCTCCTCGAGAGCGAGGGGGGGCTCATCGAGGTGATCCAGGTGGAGCTGCGGCAGAGCAGCAAGTTCCTGAAGGATTACACGCCGGTGAAATTCTTCGAATACCTGGACGTCCTGTCGGGGATCATCGAAGAGGGGGTGGCCGCCGGGCTCTTCCGCGCGGACATGAACGTCGGCGTCGCGCGCCGCGTCGTCTTCGGGGCGATGGACGAGCTGTCCCGGACTTACATCCTCTCGAAGCGGCAGAAGTTCCAGCCGTCCGTCACGTCGGCCGAAGTGTTCCGCATCCTGTCGGAAGGGATGCTCGTCCAGCGATCGACGGACTGAGCCTTCCTCAACCTTCCCGGGTCGCGAGGGCATGCAGCGCCTCCGCGGCTTCCGAGAGCTCTTCCCGAAGCGGCAGACGCGCAAGGAACCGGTTCGGGATCCCCGCGCGCCCGACGTAGGCGCCGCACATGGCGCCCGCCAACGCCCCGATCGCCCGCGCATCGCCGCCCTGGCCGATCGCGTTCAGGACGGCGTCCTCGAACCCTCCCGGCGACCTCAGGAAACATCCTTGAGCGAAGACGACCCCCTCGTGGGCGGATTCGCCGTTGCCGAGCGCTTCCTGCATCTCGGGGACCGGCGCCCTGCGCAGCAGGAGGGCGGGCAGCTCGGCGCCCAGTCTCCTCCCCACGGTGGCGGGAGACCGGCCGACGCGCGGCTTCGCCCCGCGCTCCGGCTCGATACCGGAAACCAGCGGGGAAAGCGTCCTCGGGAAGGAGAGCACGTCGAGCGACCCGGGCGGGGAGTGCAGCGCCTTTGCGACGGCGCACGCCTGCGCGACGGCTCCCGCGATCGCCCCCGCGTTCGGGTGCGTCAGCGACGCGAAGATGCCGGCTTCGAGCTTGAGCCGCCGGAAGTTCCCGGCGCGCAGCAGCGCCAGCGGGAGGACGAGCGCGGCGGGAACGCTC includes:
- a CDS encoding TetR/AcrR family transcriptional regulator, translated to EIARASGVADGTIYLYFQNKDDLLISLFEEKMDEIVSGVKTRIQAGENALEKLKIFIENHMTLLESEGGLIEVIQVELRQSSKFLKDYTPVKFFEYLDVLSGIIEEGVAAGLFRADMNVGVARRVVFGAMDELSRTYILSKRQKFQPSVTSAEVFRILSEGMLVQRSTD